Genomic DNA from Peribacillus simplex:
TAAATTGCATATTTTCTTTTTTTTTCACTCCTTTAATTTATAAATATTGAAAACAAAGGAAGGTTCATGGCTTGAACCGTGAGACTGGTCGAAAGCAAAAAGAGATTTAAATGGCCTTTTACCAACTCTTCAAATTGAATTTCGGGAAAACATCGGAAACTTCGTTCACTAATGCCACACGAACACAATGGAATACTCCCTCATTAAAATACAAGCTATATATTATTTTATGGCGTTAAAAACGTTATGAAACGACACATGTCCGAGATGTAAGTATAAAAACACTGGAAATAGTAAAATGGTCTACCCCACATCCCCCCTTTCTATCAAATTATGAAATGAATAAGGGGAGTGCTTGTTTAAAGAGCCAAACAAATGTATAGGTATAGCGTTAAAATTTTCCGTTTTTTTAGAATTTGTGTCAAATACGACATAAAAGAGAGATAAAAATTTCATCTCTCTTGTTCATCTATCCTTGCCTTTTAGTTCCATAAGAAAAAACTGCCTTAAAGACAGCTCCGATCTTCACCTAACGCACCCGTTAGTAAGGCGCGATTCTTATAAAAGAATCACGCCTTTAATGGAAGCATATTCATTTTTTGTTCATACTCTGCTAACTACTTATAAACTGCATCCTATCAATCTTTTAAGATCTATGTTGCTTTTCTTACGTTAATAGAGAGCATTCTAAATAACAAAATAGATGCAATCAAGGCGATGATCCCATTAATCAGGAATGAAATCTCAGCGCCAAATATCTGCCATAACAAACCTGTAAGCAAAGAAGCCGGAAATAGGCCAATCCCCGTAATCATGGCATAGAAACCAAGTGCAGTTCCCTTACTTTCTGGATTGGATATATCAGCAACCAGCGCCTTTTCGACCCCTTTAGTAAAAGCTGAATACAGCCCATATAATGTAAATAGACCGATTAAACCAATCGTTGTATTTACTTCCGCAAAACCAATATATACAAATCCATATAATGCATATCCTACAGTTAGTATACCTCTTCGTCCGTATCGATCTGAGAACGCTCCGGAAATATATGAAAATAAAGACGCAGTAAGGTGAAAGAGTAGATATAATAATAGAACATTGGCAGTAGAAACCCCCAAATCTGCTGCTCTTAGTAAAAGAAACGAATTTGATGAATTCACAATAGTGAAGAGAAATACAATTAACAATAATTTTTTTACATTCGGATTTAGAAGTTTCACATCAAGTTTAGGTTTCGTGGCAGGCGGCATTTCTTTCACTATTGGTTCATGCTTTCTTTCCTTTATGCCCAATAACAGTAGCCAACCAATAATTACAGGGATTAAAGAATACAGGAATACATCATGAAAGTTTTGATTTCCATTCATCTGTAATATGAAATAAGCAGCTCCAATCCCGATGGAAGCACCTAACATATCCATCATTTGATGTAATCCAAAAACCCTTCCTTGTTTATTTTTTCCTCCAGACTCGGATATAAGAGCATCTCTTGGAGCCGTCCGTATCCCTTTTCCCGTACGATCTATCAGTTTCCATATGAAAACGCCGACCCAGGAACTTGAAATAATCAAAGTTATTCTTCCTAAACCCGATAAGCCATAACCAAACAAAGCAAACCCTTTTCTATTTTTCAAACGATCCGAACGACGACCAGAGAAAAATTTCAAAAAACTTGCCAAGGTTTCTGATAAACCATCTACAATCCCAATAATTAAAGGGCCAGACGAAGCAAGAATAATCGGGATTAAAGGAGTCACCATATAGGTACCCATATCTGTAAAAAAACTAACGAAGCTTAATAACCAAATGTTGCTGTTTTTCAATTCGAAACCGCCCCTTAAATATAAATTGCTGAATGATCAACTCTGGTAATGAACTACATCACCCGTTTGTTCAAGTGAATCACTTCACAATAATGAACAATTTACAAACGAAGAAATACTAATAAAATTTCCCAATAAATGAAATTATATCATTTAATAATCTATAGAGTAAGCATTGAAATCAAAACGTTCAAAATATTCCAGTTTGTTGGTCCGATACATTTATAAGAACGCATTCCCTGCTTCGGAAAAGCTACCTGCAATTGAATTACATATCCTCGTCTTTAACCAACTTTTAATGCAACATCTTTATTGTCTTCAACATTATCAGGTCTTTTGAATCGGCCACCATCTTCCTATTTATTTATTATTTGGTAAAAAATGTAGGTTGATAGCATTATTTGATTTGGAATGTATTGTCAAACATTTTATTTTGTAGTAACCTATCAGCGATTTAAATCACACTGACCTAATAGCGCACTAGTCCATGGGTAATAAACAGCTGTTACTGCTCAATAAGGGAGGAATTATAATGTCCAGGTTAAACAAGAAATTATTTACAATTGTCCTTGTCATGCTTTTGACTCTTGGCATCTTTGCACCTGTACAGACACAAGCAACTTCAGAAGGTGGAGGATACTGGGTTCCAGACGAAAAGATCAAGAAGGCAACCGAACTGATGAAGCAAGGCAAATCCCTCGGGGAGCTTGAAATCAAACAAGATCAAATCCAGCAAAAAGAAGGCATTCAGACATTAGATGAATTGATGGAAGTAGACCAGCAAAGTAAAGCGACATACAAAGCGAACTTGGCACCTCCGATCAAGACGGCGGTCGGATGGGTACCCCCGGAATTTGACTATGATCATATCCAGACTGTAGATGAATGCCGGAGAAGTCCTGACAGCAGTTCAGAAACAGGGTATATCAAGAACCGTTATTCCTTCTGTTGGTCCCATGTGGCGACATATCAAGTCCCTATAAAATGCATCGGAGGGATCTGTATAAACGCAGGGGTTCAATTCCAATTCACGGAAATAGGTTATGGTTCCAACCAAAGCCGGAACATGAGAATCTATTATACACTTGACGATATCATCGTGACCGATCCAGCTTTAAATGGAGCCAAGTTGAAAATCGATATGGTATGTGAATCGAAATTGAACGCAGGTGACTGTAAAGAGGATCCCGACTATCCACCGACAGAACGAACGATCGCCCACTGGAAAAACACGAACTTCGATACAGAAATCTTCACCTCAGAAGCGCCCCCAGCAACTGATTCAAATCCTGACCAGTTGGGATACATGGAATTTTGGCCGAAACTCACCCTTACCCATTCAGCAAGGAAATACAAAAAAAGCATAGATGGCATCAAACAGACCGTCCGTTATGACTCTGCAAAATACATGTTCGCTTTCCCAGATCAATATTTCTGGCAAGGAGCCGTATTCAGCAAAGCCACACCG
This window encodes:
- a CDS encoding MFS transporter, which produces MKNSNIWLLSFVSFFTDMGTYMVTPLIPIILASSGPLIIGIVDGLSETLASFLKFFSGRRSDRLKNRKGFALFGYGLSGLGRITLIISSSWVGVFIWKLIDRTGKGIRTAPRDALISESGGKNKQGRVFGLHQMMDMLGASIGIGAAYFILQMNGNQNFHDVFLYSLIPVIIGWLLLLGIKERKHEPIVKEMPPATKPKLDVKLLNPNVKKLLLIVFLFTIVNSSNSFLLLRAADLGVSTANVLLLYLLFHLTASLFSYISGAFSDRYGRRGILTVGYALYGFVYIGFAEVNTTIGLIGLFTLYGLYSAFTKGVEKALVADISNPESKGTALGFYAMITGIGLFPASLLTGLLWQIFGAEISFLINGIIALIASILLFRMLSINVRKAT
- a CDS encoding NucA/NucB deoxyribonuclease domain-containing protein, giving the protein MSRLNKKLFTIVLVMLLTLGIFAPVQTQATSEGGGYWVPDEKIKKATELMKQGKSLGELEIKQDQIQQKEGIQTLDELMEVDQQSKATYKANLAPPIKTAVGWVPPEFDYDHIQTVDECRRSPDSSSETGYIKNRYSFCWSHVATYQVPIKCIGGICINAGVQFQFTEIGYGSNQSRNMRIYYTLDDIIVTDPALNGAKLKIDMVCESKLNAGDCKEDPDYPPTERTIAHWKNTNFDTEIFTSEAPPATDSNPDQLGYMEFWPKLTLTHSARKYKKSIDGIKQTVRYDSAKYMFAFPDQYFWQGAVFSKATPVFNVPITKPEFEMLTEAGQHWKDAMDHPEQTKPQMVGKKIPGAVGDSTLTRMYTKRHQEEYNRNRNKTRRICDREFGDEDRTGKQCDEYPFASTWEGSSTNGSDNFSVRMISADSNGAAGTWLGAWYAYDRILDGDAFNVEVEAPEKIATIRSEGQPQDGQDNRSSDNFTIGNIPTYATKLQWKIVDGPKDAKFDVMKDISFGIDETIFYDLTDGSESEIKTSEDFYIARPENTNGESFTVEVYAIP